In the genome of Diaphorobacter sp. HDW4A, the window CATGCCGCCTTTTCGCTGGCAACAGTGTCGGCGCGGGCGGCCTTGGTGGCGTCGCTGTCCAGCTTCACGTTGGCCAGGCGCTTGACCAGCTCTTCAGCGACAGCCTTGGCGTCGCCGTTGATGCCGACCGAGATCTTCTTCACGAGACCCAGGTTGGTGTGGTCCGCTTCGACCTGAATGATCTTGGCGGTCTTGGGCCAGTAGTCCATGCCGTGCTGTGGCAGTGTGCCGAATGGGCCCATGCGCGAACCCAGAGCGATCACCACGTCGGCCTGAGCGATCAGCTTCATGGCGGCCTTGGAGCCTTGGTAGCCCAGAGGGCCGGCCCACAGCGGGTGCTTGGCGGGGAATGCGTCGTTGCGCAGGTAGCCAGTGGCCACGGGTGCGCCCAGACGTTCAGCCAGCGCTTGTGCCGCAGGAACGGCATCGGCCATCACCACGCCGCCGCCAGCCAGGATGACTGGGAACTTGGCAGTCTTCAGCAGTTCGATGGCTGCTTCCAGGCTGGCTTCGCCGCCGTGGCCACGGTCCACACGCATGGGCTTTGGAATCTCGCACTCGATTTCGCCGTAGAAGTAGTCGCGTGGGATGTTGAGCTGCGTCGGTCCCATTTCGGACATGGCGCGGTCGAAGCAACGGCCGGTGAATTCAGCCATGCGCTTGGGGTTGCACACGTGGCCTTGGTACTTCGTGAATTCCTGGAACATCGGCAGCTGGTTGGCTTCCTGGAAGCCGCCAAGGCCCATGCCCATGGTGCCGGTTTCAGGCGTCACGATCACGACGGGGCTGTGTGCCCAGTAAGCGGCGGCGATGCCGGTCACGCAGTTGGAGATGCCGGGGCCGTTCTGGCCGATCACCAGACCGTGGCGGCCCGAGACGCGGGCATAGCCGTCGGCCATGTGGGCGGCGCCTTGCTCGTGCACCACGGGGATCAAGCGGATGCCGGCGGGCGCGAAGATGTCCATGGCGTCCATGAAGGCCGAACCCATGATGCCGAACATTTCGGTCACGCCGTTGGCAACGCAGGTTTCCACAAAGGCTTCGGACGGGGTCATCTTGGTGACGCCTTCAACCACCTTACGATTGTCAGCTTGGGCTTTGGTCATCTTTGTCTCCTTGAGGAAGATGGAAAAACGGAACTTAAAGTTCCAAAAAAAGAAATTACGGACGCAAGTCTAAGGTATGCGTTCGCCAAAAAGCAAGAAATTTCTTTTTTCGGAATAAATTGACTCAAAAAACGGAACTCAATATGATCGATGGCGTTATGAAGAACACCGACATCAGCACGACCAAACTGGATGGGGACACACCCAACCTGCGTCTGTTTGCGCTTCTGGAGGTCATCGCGCAGAAGGACACGCCTTTCACGCTGCAGTCCATCGTGGAAGAAACCGGTCTGCCCAAGCCCTCCATGCACCGCATGCTCACGCAGCTCGAAACCGCAGGCATCCTGCAGCGCGAAGGCAACGGCCGCCACTACGCCACGGGCCGCCGCCTGATGCGTCTGGCCGAGAACGTCCTGCTCAACAACACCACCCATGGTGCGCGCCATGCGGTGCTCAGCCATCTGGTGAATGAATTGGGCGAGAGCTGCAACATCACCGCCTTCTCGGGCAGCGAGGTGCTGTATCTCGATCGCGTGGAAACGCCCGCACCGCTGCGCTTTTATCTGCAACCCGGCTCGCGTGTGCCCGCACACTGCTCGGCTACCGGCAAGCTGTTCCTCAGCCAGATGGCGCCTGCGCAGCGCCGCCGTCTTCTGTCGGCCGCTCCGCTGGAGGGCTTCACCAACAACTCGCTGACTACGTTCGACGTGGTAGATGCTGAACTCGACAAGGTGCGCGATCAGGGCTACGCATTCGACAACGAAGAATTCCTGCCGGGCCTGCTGTGCCTCGGCGTGCTGGTGCCATCGCACAACGGCAACTCCAATATGGGGTTGGCGGTGCAGGCGCCGATCATGCGTTTCTCGAAAGAGAAGGCGCTCTCCTTTCTCCCCAAGCTGCAGGCCGCAGCGCAAGCGATTGCCCGCATCAACGACGATGTTCCACCTGGAGCAGATGATGACTGACCTGACCTCCCTTGAGCCCACCTCCACCGTTAGCGTGCGCGAGGTGTTCGGCATCGACACTGACATGCGTGTGCCCGCGTTCGATGAGCGCAGCGACCATGTGCCGCGCATTGACACGGCCTACCGCTTCAACCCGCAGGTGACGATGGCGATCCTCGCGGGCTTTGCACACAACCGCCGCGTGGTCATCCAGGGCATGCACGGCACGGGCAAGTCCACACACATTGAACAAGTCGCCGCACGCCTGAACTGGCCCTGCGTGCGCGTGAATCTCGACGGTCATATCAGCCGCCTCGATCTGGTGGGCAAGGACATCATCACGCTGCAGGATGGCAAGCAGGTCACGCAGTTCCAGGAAGGCATCCTGCCGTGGTCGCTGCAGCGCCCGGTCGCCATCGTGTTCGATGAATATGACGCGGGCCGTCCCGATGTGATGTTCGTGATCCAGCGCGTGCTCGAGCGCGAGGGAAGTTTCACGCTGCTCGACCAGAAGCGCGTGATCCAACCGCATGCTTTCTTCCGTCTGTTCGCCACGATGAACACGCTCGGTCAGGGCAATCTCTCGGGCCTGTATCACGGCACGCAGATGCTCAACCACGCCCAGCTCGACCGCTGGAATCTGGTGACCACGCTGAACTATCTGCCGCCCGCCGAAGAGGCCGCCATCGTGCTCGCCCGCGTGCCGGAAATGGACACGGCCCAGGGCCGTCACCAGATCGACGCGATGGTGGCGCTCGCCAACCTCACGCGCAAGGGCTTTGCCGTGGGCGACCTGTCGCTCTTGATGTCGCCGCGCACGGTCATCACCTGGGCCGAGAACACGCAGATCTTTCACGACGTGAAACTCGCGTTCGAACTCACCTTCCTCAACAAGTGCGAGCCAGCAGAGCGCACCATCGTCGCCGAATACTTTCAGCGCTGCTTCGGCCAGGAGCTGAACGCGCGCGCCGACGACCCAGCCCTGCAGGTGCACATTGGCTGAGATGGGGCAGGAGCTGATCGGCGATACGTCGTTGCCCGAAGCTCCCAAGGTGCCCGTCAACCCCCACGATCCGACGCTTGCAGAAATGGAAGCCTGGGGCGGCGCACTGCTGCGTGCCATCACCGGCGACGCATCGCTGCAATGGAGCGGCCAGACGCTGTACGCAGGCACCACGCCGCAGGCCTTGCCCGCCGCGCACCATGCCGACGTTCCCGCCCAACTCGCCGACCAGCGCGGCCTGCTCGACAGCGTGGGCCTGCGCCTGTCGCTGAGCGATGCGCAATTGCACCGCACGCACCTGCCCGCCGATCCCATCGAACGGCTGATCTTCGAGCTGCTCGAACAACTGCGCGTGGAAAGCCTCGTGCCCGTCACCTGGCCCGGCGCGCGCGAGAACATGCGGCTGCGCTTTCTGCATTGGGCGCAATCGTTCATGGATTCGGGGCTCACCGAAAGCGATCTGGGCATTCTGCTGTTCGCCGTGGCGCTGGTCTCATGGAGTCGATTGACTGATCAGGAAATGCCCGATCGCATGTCCGACGCCATCGAAGCCACGCGCATGGGCATGTCGCCGCACCTTGGTCGCTACTGGGTGCAACTGCGCCGCCACCGCGACGACCAGACCGCCTTCAGCGAACCCGCACTCGCGGTGGCCCGCTGGGTGGGCGAGGCCGTGCGCGCCGCGCAGGAAGAGGCTCCGCGCGGTAACGGCAACCCCAAGCGCCGCAGCAGCTTTGCACTGCCGCTGCATTTCGAATCGCAGAATCTCGACGAACTCCCCCTCGCCCAGACCGGTGACAGCCGCGCCTGGGCCAGCTCGGCGCAGACCTACCGAGTGTTCACCCGAAAGTACGACCGCGAAGAACCCGCAACCGAGCTGATCCGCCATGCCCAGCTCGTTGAATTCCGTGAGCAGATGGACGACGAAATCGCCCGCTCCAGCTTGCACGTCGGCCGCATTGCGCGCTACTTCCAACAGCGCCTTGCAACCCATCAGCGCGACGGCTGGAACTTCGGCCTGGAAGAGGGCCATCTCGACGCCGGACGCCTTTCGCAACTCGTGAGCGACCCCCAACTGCGCGAGGTCTTCAAGGACGAGATGCAGTGCCCGATCAACGAGACGGCGGTTACGTTTTTGCTCGACTGCTCGGGCTCAATGAAGAGCTATTCCAAGCCCATGTCCATCCTCGTTGACGTGCTCGGCCGCGCCCTCGACATGGCCGGTGCGCGCGTCGAAGTGCTGGGCTTCTCCACCAATGCCTGGAACGGCGGCCGCGTGCGCCGCGACTGGCAAAAGGCGGGTCAACCGCAATTTCCCGGCCGTCTTAACGAGCGCTTGCACATCATTTTCAAAGATGCAGCAAAACGTTGGCGCCACGGCCGCCACGGCATAGCAGCCCTGCGCAGACCCGACATCTTTCGCGAAGGTATAGACGGCGAAGGGGTCGACTGGGCCTGCCAACGCCTGCTCGCCCAACCTGCACGCCGCCGCATCCTCATGGTGATTTCTGACGGCTGCCCTATGGATACCGCCACGCACCAGGTGAACGATGAGCATTACCTCGATCAGCATCTGCGGCAGGTGCTTGCTGCGCGGGAGCGGGCGGGGGATGTCAAAGTCTGCGCCTTGGGCGTGGGGTTGGATTTGGGGGTGTTTTATCGTCAGCGGTTGGCTGTGGATTTACATCAGCATGTGGATGAGGCTTTGTTATTGGGCGTTGCTGAGTTGTTGTGTCGGGGGTGAGTTTTTGCTGGCTAGCTGGCTGGCTTTGTTGAGGGCGGAGGCCGGGAGTTCCGCCCGGCGGCGGAGTCACTTTTTGCTTGCGCGCAAAAAGTAACCCAAAACGCGCTTTTAATACCCGCAGCAGAACTCACTTCGCGACTGCGTCGCTTCGTTCAGGCAACCGCCGCGAGTCAGAATTTTCATAAGAGGAACATTCGGCACGTCGCTGCGCTCGTGCCGCGCGATTTGCGAGCAACAGCGAAATCATCTTCGAAAAAAAGAGCAGTGGGCGTTTGCGCTCCAACCCAACTCCACAAACACCCCGACACGAGCGTAGCGATGTGCCGAACAAGCCTCTTTCCAAACTGATTTCCGGCGGTTGTCCGAGCAGAGTGACGAAGGAACGCCGCGAGTTCCGCCGGATGACTTCAAAGCGCGTTTTTGATTACTTTTTGCGCGCAAGCAAAAAGTGATTGCCCTGCCGGGGGCCGTCCCGGCCTCCGTAAGCAACCCCACAACAGAATCAAAAAAACGGGCGGCCAATGGAGCCGCCCGAATCACTATCCGCAAGGAGACGGGCGTGCTGTAAACCCGCCATCACCTGCCCCAAAGGTGCCCCCGTCAACGGCCATCACAAAGATGACGGCCAAAGAGTAGAAGAGGAGGGCACCGACTCCTCACCCCACAGGTCGGATCACATGCGTCCCTTCCACGGAACCAGACGCTTCTCCACCCACCGCATGAACAGGTCGAATATATACGCCACTACGCCGATCACGATGATGCCCATGATGACGATGTCGGTACGCAGGAAGTTCGATGCGTTGAGCACCATCTGTCCCAGACCGACGTTGGCGGCTACCATTTCGGCGGCGACCAGGGTCGTCCAACCGAATCCGATCGCGATGCGCATGCCGATCAGGATATCCGGCAGCGCGGCGGGGATGATCACGTAGCGGATCACCTGCCAGTAGCTCGCACCCATGGAGTAGGCCGCGTTGATCTGCTCCTGTGCAGCGCTGCGCATGCCTGCGCGGGCGGCCAAGGCCAGTGGCGCGAAGCAGCTCAAAAAGATCAGCAGGATCTTGGGTGTTTCGTCGATGCCGAACCAGATGATGATCAGTGGCAGGTAGGCCAGTGGTGGCAGTGGGCGGTAGAACTCGATTGGTGGATCGAAGATGCCGCGTGCCACGCGGGACATGCCCATTGCGATGCCAAGCGGCACGGCGACGATGAAGGCCAGCCAGAACGCTACTGTCACGCGCAGCAGGCTGGCAGAAAAATGCTGCCACAGCGGTTTATCGTTGGCCTGCCCGGTAAGGTACTCATAGAACTGCTGAAAGACCGCTTGCGGGCTTGGCAGGAAGAGCGGTTTGACCCAGCCGAGATTGGTGGCTGCAAACCACAGCGCGAGCAGCACGATCACGGTGACGATGCTGATGCCGACGCTGGAGCCTTCGCCCGGTGTTTTGAAACGGCTGGTCTTCACGGGCCCCTTGGGTTGTGAAGGAGGCGTCTGCTGGGGGCTGACGCGCGTGGCCTTGGGGGTGCTGACGGGGATATTGGTCATGGTGGCGGCTTCAGACATGATCTGTCTCCCGGTGGTGAATCAGGCTCAGAACTTCTTCGCGCATCTTGATGAAATCAGGGCGCGACTTGACTGCGCGGGCGTCGCCGGTGCGCAGAAAATCGTGGCAGAAAGGCATGTCGTCGTAGACATGCGAGATGCGTCCGGGGCTGGGGCTCATGACGATGAGGCGGCTTGCCAGAAACAGCGCTTCTTCGACAGAGTGGGTGATGAAGAACACCATCTTGTTGGTGGCCTTCCAGACCCTGAGCAGGATTTCCTGTACCTGTTCGCGGGTGAAGGCATCGAGCGCGCCCATGGGTTCATCCATGAGCAGCAGGGCGGGGTCGTTGGCCAGCGCACGGGCGATACCCACGCGCTGCTGCATGCCGCCCGAGAGTTCGTAGACCGCGCGCTTGGTGTAGTTCTGCAGACCGACCAGACCGAGCTTTTCCTCGGCGATCTGGGTGCGAGTCTTCAAATCGACACCGCGCATGCGCAGACCCAGCGCGACGTTGTCGACCACGTTGAGCCACGGCATCAGGGCGTGTTTTTGAAACACCACGCCCTGATTCGCACCGGGGCCTTGAATGGGTTTGCCATCCAGCAGAATCTCGCCGCTCGAGGGCGCAAGAAAGCCAGCCATGCAGTTGAGCAATGTAGTTTTACCGCAGCCTGATGCTCCCAGCGCGACGACGAAGTCGCCGTCATGCATGGTCAGGTTGACGGGCGCGAGGGCTTGCAGATGGCCGCCCTTGACCTCGTAGTTGACGGTCAGTTCGCGTATGTCCAGAGTTGGCATGACACCGCTCTCCAAAAGAAATTGACGTAGGTGAGTGATCCAAGGTCGCCACCGCCTCCGGTTGGAGCAGGAGATCGAGGCGGCCGTTCGCGATGCCGTGGCTTACTTGCTCAGCGCCTTCTTCACATACGCGTCAGTGACGAATGCGGAATAGTCGGGTTTGACTTCCTGTATGCGGCCCTGCGATTTCAGGAAGGTCGCGGTGTTGCTCATGGCCTTGGCCGCGCCGCCGCCCAGCCACTGTGCGTTGAGCTGCTCTTCGGCGCTCGGGAATTTGTACAGCGCCATGGCGGCAGGTACGTCCTTGGCGTCGGCCTTGCACCACTTGGCGATGGCCTTCACTTCGCTCGACTCGGGTGTCCACTTGGCGAGGTTGTCACGGACCTGAGCGCTCGCGCGGTTCAGAGCCTTCACGAAGGCGACCATGAATTCCGGATTTTCTTGGGCGAACTTC includes:
- a CDS encoding taurine ABC transporter ATP-binding protein, giving the protein MPTLDIRELTVNYEVKGGHLQALAPVNLTMHDGDFVVALGASGCGKTTLLNCMAGFLAPSSGEILLDGKPIQGPGANQGVVFQKHALMPWLNVVDNVALGLRMRGVDLKTRTQIAEEKLGLVGLQNYTKRAVYELSGGMQQRVGIARALANDPALLLMDEPMGALDAFTREQVQEILLRVWKATNKMVFFITHSVEEALFLASRLIVMSPSPGRISHVYDDMPFCHDFLRTGDARAVKSRPDFIKMREEVLSLIHHRETDHV
- a CDS encoding ABC transporter permease subunit; its protein translation is MTNIPVSTPKATRVSPQQTPPSQPKGPVKTSRFKTPGEGSSVGISIVTVIVLLALWFAATNLGWVKPLFLPSPQAVFQQFYEYLTGQANDKPLWQHFSASLLRVTVAFWLAFIVAVPLGIAMGMSRVARGIFDPPIEFYRPLPPLAYLPLIIIWFGIDETPKILLIFLSCFAPLALAARAGMRSAAQEQINAAYSMGASYWQVIRYVIIPAALPDILIGMRIAIGFGWTTLVAAEMVAANVGLGQMVLNASNFLRTDIVIMGIIVIGVVAYIFDLFMRWVEKRLVPWKGRM
- a CDS encoding IclR family transcriptional regulator gives rise to the protein MIDGVMKNTDISTTKLDGDTPNLRLFALLEVIAQKDTPFTLQSIVEETGLPKPSMHRMLTQLETAGILQREGNGRHYATGRRLMRLAENVLLNNTTHGARHAVLSHLVNELGESCNITAFSGSEVLYLDRVETPAPLRFYLQPGSRVPAHCSATGKLFLSQMAPAQRRRLLSAAPLEGFTNNSLTTFDVVDAELDKVRDQGYAFDNEEFLPGLLCLGVLVPSHNGNSNMGLAVQAPIMRFSKEKALSFLPKLQAAAQAIARINDDVPPGADDD
- a CDS encoding AAA family ATPase — protein: MTDLTSLEPTSTVSVREVFGIDTDMRVPAFDERSDHVPRIDTAYRFNPQVTMAILAGFAHNRRVVIQGMHGTGKSTHIEQVAARLNWPCVRVNLDGHISRLDLVGKDIITLQDGKQVTQFQEGILPWSLQRPVAIVFDEYDAGRPDVMFVIQRVLEREGSFTLLDQKRVIQPHAFFRLFATMNTLGQGNLSGLYHGTQMLNHAQLDRWNLVTTLNYLPPAEEAAIVLARVPEMDTAQGRHQIDAMVALANLTRKGFAVGDLSLLMSPRTVITWAENTQIFHDVKLAFELTFLNKCEPAERTIVAEYFQRCFGQELNARADDPALQVHIG
- the xsc gene encoding sulfoacetaldehyde acetyltransferase gives rise to the protein MTKAQADNRKVVEGVTKMTPSEAFVETCVANGVTEMFGIMGSAFMDAMDIFAPAGIRLIPVVHEQGAAHMADGYARVSGRHGLVIGQNGPGISNCVTGIAAAYWAHSPVVIVTPETGTMGMGLGGFQEANQLPMFQEFTKYQGHVCNPKRMAEFTGRCFDRAMSEMGPTQLNIPRDYFYGEIECEIPKPMRVDRGHGGEASLEAAIELLKTAKFPVILAGGGVVMADAVPAAQALAERLGAPVATGYLRNDAFPAKHPLWAGPLGYQGSKAAMKLIAQADVVIALGSRMGPFGTLPQHGMDYWPKTAKIIQVEADHTNLGLVKKISVGINGDAKAVAEELVKRLANVKLDSDATKAARADTVASEKAAWEKELDGWTHERDAYSLDMIEEAKKEKTPTGGEYLHPRQVLRELEKAMPARVMVSTDIGNINSVANSYLRFDEPRSFFAPMSFGNCGYALPTMIGAKCAAMDRPAVAYAGDGAWGMSMMEIMTAVRHNIPVTAVVFHNRQWGAEKKNQVDFYNRRFVAGELESESWSEIAKSMGAEGIVVDKLEDVGPALKKAIDMQMNEGKTCVIEIMCTRELGDPFRRDALAKPVRLLEKYKDYV
- a CDS encoding cobalt chelatase is translated as MGQELIGDTSLPEAPKVPVNPHDPTLAEMEAWGGALLRAITGDASLQWSGQTLYAGTTPQALPAAHHADVPAQLADQRGLLDSVGLRLSLSDAQLHRTHLPADPIERLIFELLEQLRVESLVPVTWPGARENMRLRFLHWAQSFMDSGLTESDLGILLFAVALVSWSRLTDQEMPDRMSDAIEATRMGMSPHLGRYWVQLRRHRDDQTAFSEPALAVARWVGEAVRAAQEEAPRGNGNPKRRSSFALPLHFESQNLDELPLAQTGDSRAWASSAQTYRVFTRKYDREEPATELIRHAQLVEFREQMDDEIARSSLHVGRIARYFQQRLATHQRDGWNFGLEEGHLDAGRLSQLVSDPQLREVFKDEMQCPINETAVTFLLDCSGSMKSYSKPMSILVDVLGRALDMAGARVEVLGFSTNAWNGGRVRRDWQKAGQPQFPGRLNERLHIIFKDAAKRWRHGRHGIAALRRPDIFREGIDGEGVDWACQRLLAQPARRRILMVISDGCPMDTATHQVNDEHYLDQHLRQVLAARERAGDVKVCALGVGLDLGVFYRQRLAVDLHQHVDEALLLGVAELLCRG